A window of Halovivax gelatinilyticus genomic DNA:
GCGAAGGGCGTGAGCTCGCGGACGATCGTCGCAAAGCACGTCTTCCGACCGGCCTCGATCCCGCTCATGACGATCTTCGTCGGACGGATTCTCGGACTCGTTATGGCCGGATCCTACCTCATCGAGGTCGTCTTCGGTATTCCGGGAATCGGACTCGCATCGTTCGAGGCGATCATGCGCCAGGACACGGACCTCGTCGCGATCACGATACTGATTCCGACCTTCCTGGCGATCGTCGGAAACCTCGTTGAGGACATTATGTATGCAATCCTCGATCCACGAATCGACTACAGTGATAAATAATGAGTGACGATACCGACACGATGGCGGGCGACGGTGGCTCTGACGCGCCAACGGACACGTTCGAGTCCGTCGAGTGGGACGACATTGACATCACGAACGAAGGGCGAACGTGGGGTGAGAAACTCTGGATCGTAATCGTGAGCGTCTGGACACTCGGGGTCCTCTTCGAAATCTACTCACGATTCGTTGCGGGAACGGGCCAGGCGGTGTATCCGTTTATCGGTGAAATTGCATCAGAAGACTATCTCTGGGCGTTCGCACTCGCCTGTCTCGTCTTCTACGGCATTCGGCCGCTCTATAAGAGCCCGCGGATGACCATGCACTACTGGAAGCAGTTCAGGAAAAACAAGGCCGCAGTCATCAGCGGTCTTTTCCTGATCGTGATATTCACGATCGGCGTCGTCGGTTCGCGGGTACTTCCTGACGCCTCACGTAATCCTGGCTACGAGCGACTGCCGCCGTTCTGGATGTCGATCGAAGACTACGTCACCGGTAACAACTGTCCCGGGGGGACGACGGTCGAAGACGGCGTCACGATGTGTCACGGGAGCATGGACCATCCGCTCGGGACCACCTCGTCGGGTGAAGACATCCTACTGCTCAGCATCCACGGGATGGAAGTGAGTATGATGGTCGGGATTACGGCGACGTTCATCAGCATCGCCATCGCGACGCTCGTCGGGTTGACCGCGGCGTACTATGGCGGACTTCTCGACGAGATTCTCATGCGCTACGTCGACATCCAGATGACGTTCCCCACGTTCTTCCTGTACCTGCTGCTGGCGTACACCATCGGTGGCAGTCTGTTCATCCTCATCATGATCTTCGGTCTCTTCGGCTGGGGCGCGACGGCGCGTATCATCAGGGCCGAGGCGTTACAGCGACGCGAAGAACCGTATATGATGGCGGCAAAGAGCAGTGGCGCGACGAGTCGCTGGTCGATCCGGCGCCACCTCCTGCCGAACACGACCAACAGCGTCATCACGGCGGCGACGCTCGCGATTCCTGGTATCATCCTCACCGAAGCAGCGATCTCGTTCCTCGGGTTGGCCGACGCGTCGATTCCATCGTGGGGGCGAGTGATCGCGAACGGACAGGACTACCTCCGGAGTGCGTGGTGGATTTCCACCTTCCCCGGATTCTTCCTGTTCTTCACCATCCTCGCGTTCAACTTCATCGGTGATGCACTCAGAGACGCGCTCGATCCACGTCACGGAGGGTCCGACTAATGAGTACCGATCACAGCACACGGCCGGACGAACAGGTGTCGACGACGCACCGAGCTAGCGAACCGCTTCTCGAAGTAACGGATCTACACACCTACTTCGACACCGATGCAGGGACGGTCAAAGCCGTCGACGGCGTCTCATTGACCGTAAACCGCGGTGAAACGGTCGCGGTCGTCGGAGAGAGTGGGTCCGGAAAGACCGTCACGAGCGAATCGATTACGCGGTTGTTCAAGAGTCCTCCAGGGTACATCCCAGAAGGCTCGATCAAGGTGAACGGAAACGAAGTGACCACCATGAACGATGACGAACTGCAGGTCCTTCGTGGTGGCCAGGTGAGTCACATCTTCCAGAACCCGCAGGGTGCGTTGAATCCGGTCTACTCGATCGGCTGGCAGATACGCGAAGCGCTCACGCTGCATCAGGATCTCTCGAAAGAGCAAGCGAACGAACGAGCCGTTGAACTGCTCACACAGGTCGGCATTCCAGAGGCGAGTTCGCGGCTCGAAGATTACCCACACCAGCTTTCGGGTGGGATGAAACAGCGCGTCATTATCGCGATTGCGCTCGCCTGCGAGCCCGACCTGCTGATCGCAGACGAGCCGACGACGGCGCTCGACGTGACGATCCAGGCCCAGATTCTCAAATTACTCAACAAACTCCAGGACGAGTTCGACATGGGCGTCCTGTTTATCACCCACGACCTCGGTGTCGTCGCCGAGGTCGCCGATCGGGTTGTCGTGATGTACGCCGGCAAGGTGATGGAAACGGGTCCGGTGATGGAAATCTTCGAGAAACCGTCCCATCCGTACACGCGTGCACTTCTGGAATGTCTTCCCGGGAAGGGTGACCTCGGTGGCATCCCGGGCGATCTACCGGATCCGCTCGATCCGCCAGACGGTTGTCGGTTTGCCGACCGCTGTCCACACACCATCGACGAGTGTCGGTACGGCGATCAGCCACCGATGCACTCGATCGACGACCACCGCGATCACGACGTTTCGTGTGTACACTTCAGATCTGACATGGACTCCAGTACGGTACTGACACAGCAGACGACTGAAATGGTCGAACAGGAAGGTGGTTTCGAATGAGCCGTGCTGGCGATCCGTTGCTCAAGGTCACCGACCTGAAAAAGCACTACCCGATCACGAAGGGCTTTATGAACAAAGAGATCGGCCGTGCGCGGGCCGTCGACGGGATCAGCTTCGAGATCGAGCGCGGCGAGACCTTCGGGATCGTCGGCGAGTCGGGCTGTGGTAAGTCGACCGCTGCGACGTCGATGATCCGTCTCGAAGAACCGACCAGCGGCGAGGTGCACTTCAACGGTGAGAACATCTTAGACTACGACCCCAAGCAACTTCGCATGTTCCGTCGTGAAGTCCAGATGATCTTCCAGGATCCCGATTCCAGTTTCGATCCCCGGATGAGTATCGGTGACTCCGTCGCGGAACCGTTAATCGTTCAGGGGATGACCGATCGCGAACGCCGTCGGGCAATCGTCGGTGACTTACTCGAACGGGTCGGTCTGTCCGCCTCGGACATGGAGCGATATCCCCACGAATTCTCCGGTGGCCAGAAACAGCGTATCGGTCTCGCCCGTGCGCTCTCGGTCAATCCGGAGTTCATCGTCGCCGACGAACCGGTCTCCGCGCTCGACGTCTCCGTTCAATCCGAGATCCTCCGTCTATTGGATGAGTTCCAGCGAAACTTCGGGCTGACTATGTTGATCATCAGTCACAACCTCGGCGTCGTTCGCGAGGTCTGTGACCGCGTCGCCGTGATGTATCTCGGAGAGTTCGTCGAAGTTGCGCCGACCGAAGAGCTGTTTACGAATCCAAAGCATCCCTACACCCAAGCGTTGCTCTCTGCGATCCCGACTCCCGACCCCAGAGAGCGAGGTATGGGCCAGGACCTGAAAGGCGACGTACCGGATCCGTCTGCACCGCCGGCGGGTTGTCGGTTCCACACTCGCTGTCCGAAGGTCATCCCGCCCGAGGGGATCAACCTCCCACAGTCTGAGTGGCGAAACCTCTTACACTTCAGAAAGAAAGTACAAGGGAGCGGTATCGACCTCGATAGTATCGTCAAGGTAAACGTATTGGATGACGAATCGATCGACGATCCGACGTCGGTGACGGCCGACGATATCGACGCCGACACGCTATCGAACTGGATACGACGGGAGTACGAGTTACCACAGCAGTTGACCGATACGACCGCGGAGACGATCCTCTCACACGCGCTCGAATCGATCGTCGATGACGACGAGGATGCGGCCGTGAGCATCCTAAACGAGAACTTTACGACGCCGTGTGAAGAACAAAAACCAGCTCTCGACACCGTCGAACCGGGTCGACAGTCCGCCTGTCTGTTGGAGAACCCAACCGAACCACTCGCGGCCAGCGTGGGCGAGCAAGCCCAGCACCGTCAATCGACCGATTAACGGTTCGACACGGTCTCGCGTCGCTGCGGGAACCAGTAAGGGGTTCTATGCGGTGAGCCTGGTCCCAAATTTCGTCTTCACTGCGTGCACTTGCTCCGATGGACTTTTGAGCGGAGCCACCCACCTCCTTCGTATGTCGCGAGAGGACGGTGACTCAGCGGACGACGAACTGGGCTCACCTGACGTCGAATTCTCGGCCGAGCGGGCGAGAAAGCGACGAACGAATCACGGGTTGCTTCCACTGGACGGGCTCGCCAACATGCTCCCGTCGAGTTCGGTAGACGAGGCAGATCCGCCCTGGTGGGTAGAATTCGGGGGCAATCTCGGCGTCAAACTGGGCGTCGTTTCGCTGGCCCTGGCGATCGTCGGTGTTACGGCTGCGTGGTTAGAAATGCAACCACTCGGAAATCTTACTATCGTGCTGTCTCTCGTCTCGATTACCGTCGCGATGCTTCTCGGTTTCATCTACCAGATTTTTATCTTACAGTGGTAAGTTCCGTATCGGGCGGTATCAACAGAAGCTGGATTGTTCGAACGGAACCACCCGAGCCACCTTTTGGCAGCTAACTGTGACCGGTTAGTCGTCTCCGTCCGGATCGATGATGATAACCTCGCCGTCGACGACGTCCACATTGATGAGGGTCTTGACGTGATAGCCGGCGTCGTCGACCTTGTTCTCTCCGCCGACCTTCTTGATGACGGCGACGGTGTCGATGACTTCCGCCCCAATTTCGTCGAGCGCCGCGAGCACCGATGCGAGCGTACCGCCCGTAGAGAGAACGTCGTCCAGGACGAGGACCCGTTCGCCGGCCCGGACGTCGTTGATGTACATCTCGTTTTCTGAGTAGCCCGTCTCCTGTGCGATCGCTACCTCGCCGTCGAGGCCGTACTCGCGCTTTCTGATCACCGTCAGCGGCAGATCGGTCATCAGCGAAACGGCCGTCGAGATGTGGATTCCCATCGCCGCTGGGGTGACGATCCGGTCTACTTCGTCCAGCTGGGCTTTCCGAATAATCTGGATGACGATCTCCCGTAACAGTCCCGGGTCGAGTTTCGGCACGCCGTCACTTACCGGGTGAACGAAGTACTGATAGCCATCGTCTTTCTCGACGATCGGTGCCTCACGTAGTGACCGTTCCAGTTGATCCATGTCGTGGATGGGTTCGAACCCGAGTAAAACCTGACGAATGTCGGCCCCCTCCCGACGAATCTCTCGATGAACTAACTGTCTTAGGGCGAAAAATCAATCCTCGCTTCCGTAGGCGAGCTCTGGAGGCTTATTTCCGTACCCGAGTCGCATGTTTCGCTCGTGAATAATGTGGATGACGGACGTACCCGTGATCGTAACGGCGATCAGAGCCGTCCAGGCGATCGTCGGAACGGTAGTGAACGGATATACGCCGCCCCAGAGGGCAGCCACGAGCGCGCAGCTGATCGCCCCTAACGACAGGTAGAGTTCCCGCCAGGCGAACTCGTGGCCCGGGACGATCTCGAGGTAGACCGTGACGTCTTTCGTGAGATCCGTCGACTGTATCACGCCGGCGTCCGAGTCGAACGACAGAATGCTCGCCTCGTCCATCTTTGGCAGGTGCGTCTGCTGAAGCGTCGTGTACACGCGTTTTCGTTGTTCGGGCGTCACTTCGTCTATCGTCGTTTCGTACTCCCACGCGGCCACCTGCTGGGCGAGATCGCCGAGTTCGACCGGCCGATCGTCCTGTTTGAGATACTGGAGGACGTACCGCCGACGCTGATTTCGAAGCACCTCGAAGATTTCTCCCTTCGAGAGAAACTCCGTGTCAGGACGTCCGGGGAACATAGTGGGTCACCAGGGTAGTCTCTGTGGAGGGTGAATCTACTGCCATCATCTGAGAGCCACGAACGCGATCTATATAACGTTCGTGACTGATCGGTTGCCGTGGATGAATTGAACCAATACTGGGTTGATTCGGTCTAACTAATTACTGATCGTTACGAAACTCGACGGGCGCACTCGATTTGGTCTCGCGGGCTAGTAGACGGGTACGATTACGTGGGTGTGTCCGACTCGACGCCCGCTTCACCGGTCATCCTCCGTCGCTCCGAGGATGACGCCGATCGACGTGGCGACCTCTCGGGCCAGTCCGTCTTTCGTTCCGGTGTACCGGGCCACGTCGTCAGCGTGGACGAGCAGCGCTTCGGTCTCTGAAGCTCCCATCACGGTCGCATCGTTCGCGACGACGAACGCGAGATCCGTTCGTTCGAGGATCGATCTGGCCGCTTCGACCATCTCGGATTCGTCGCCGCTGGTTTCGGCTTTGAACCCGATGATCGGAAGCGTCGGTTCTCGATCGCGAACCGTATCGATGAGCTTAGCCGTCGGTTCGAGTTCGAGGCTGAACGCATTCCCCGACCTGATCTTCGAGTCGGCCGGCGTGGTGGTGAAGTCGCCGATCGCGGCGGCCGAAACCAGCACGTCGGCGTCGGTGCAGGCTGCTTTCGTCGTCTCGATCATCTCATCGGCCCGCGAGACCGTGAGTAGTTCCGCGTAGGGGGCCGAGTCTGGTGGGGCCGATCGATCGACGTGGTGTGGGCCAACCGGGCCGTGGACGATCGTGACCGTCGCTCCGGCAACGTAGCACGCGCGGGCGATCGCTCGCCCCATCCGACCGGACGCGCGGTTTGTGAGTACCCGAACGGGATCGATCGGTTCTTCGGTCGCGCCGGAGGTGACCACGACGTGTTTGCCCGCCAGCACGTAATCCGTGGTGGCGCGTTCGACTGCCGTGCAGATCGCCGACTCGCTCGCTATCTTGGCTTTTCCTTCCTCGACTCTCGGCTCGACGAACTCGACGCCCCAGGTTTCGACGCGTTCGATCGCCTCTAACACGCCGGGATGGTCGTACATGGGTTCGTGCATAGCCGGTGCGACGACGACCGGTATTCCGGCTCCGAGTGCCGTCGTGGCGGTCGTCGTCACGGGTGTATCGTCGATCGCGGCGGCGAGTTTGCCGACCGTGTTCGCCGTCGCCGGAGCGACGAGGTAGACGTCGGCCCAGCCGTCAGTGCCACAGAGTTCGACGTGTTCGACACGACCGCTCAACTCGGTCACCACCTCGTTCGCCGTGGCGTACTCGACCGCGTCGGGGTGGACGATTCCGCACGCGCTATCCGTCATCACGGCACGCACCTCGGCGCCACGCCGTCGCAACTCGTGGGCGAGTTCGATCGTCTTGACGGCGGCGATCGAACCCGAGATACCCAGCGCGACGGAGACGCCCTCCAGCGTCGACATTGGGCTGACGTAAGACCGGACCCGGGTTAAACGTTGAGTTCGCGACCGACCGCGAGCCGGTCACTTGGTCCCTAGTTCGCTCGTTCGGCCAGCACGTCGCTCGAATTGTCTCGTGGCCGGTAACCGAGCCCGGTCGTCGCTTCGATCAGCGAGAAGTACCGCTCGTCGTTAAGTGAGATTATCTGACAGGTCAGCGGCGACTCGTCGATCGGTTCGGTAATCGACCGGTAGATCGCATCCCGACAGTCGCGCGGACTAAGGTACATCGCGCGTGCGAAACGCGCGTGGTCGGCCGATTCTTCCTGCGTAGTCTCGAGTTCTGCTTCGGTCATGAGCCAGCCGATTCGTAGATTTATGACCTCCAGACCGAAGCGGTCGGCGGTGTAGGCCCCGAGCGCTTCGCCCGCGACTTTACTCACCCCGTAGTACGAATCGGGGCGAGCCGGTTCGCTCGACGTTACCGGACGCGGTCGGTTGATCAACGACTCCGGCTCGGACGGGTCGGCCGCGTTGTACATGTGAACGACGTGATTCGTACTCGCGAAGACGACCCGATCGAGATCGCACTCGAGCGCCGCGTGATAAGCGTTGTACGTCCCCTCGATGTTCGGTTCGACCACCTCGTCCCAGTCGGCGAACGGCGAGGAGTTCGCCGCCAGGTGTACGAGGACGTCCTGTCCGTCGAGCACCTCGACGAACCGGTCACGGTCGGTAACGTCCAGTTCGACCACGTTGACGGTCTCGTGTTCAGATCGAGCCATGACGGTCGTCTCGTGGTCGGAGAGCGCCTCGATCGCCTCTTTGCCAACCGATCCGGTGCCGCCGGTGATCGCGACATTGGCCATGGCCGTCGTACAACCTCCCTGGGGAAGAAACACCCCCGTCGGCACGGCTACTGCGTTTACCGTCTTCACTCCTGGTCGCCGTCGGCGTCGACGCTCGGGTGCATCGTCGGGCGTCGTTCGTTCGGCGCTTCGAGATACGCGAGCAGCGTTTCTCTCGCGCGTCGGTCCCGGTCTCGTCGTTGCTCGTCGGTAATCTCCGCACAGGCGGGCGGTACGTCTCGGTCCCTCCCAGTGAAGTAGCCCGCCGGGGCGACCCAATCGTGGTAGAACGCCGTCTCGCTGTCCTGAATTACGGCGAGGCCGACTCGCGCGCCGTGGCCCGCCGCGACGATCGTCTGGTGTGGTTCGCCGGCCACCCGTCCAGCGACGTAGAGTCCGTCGACGCCCGTTCTACCGGCTCGATCGGCGCGAACGACGTATTTGCTCCCGCGTTGTTCGCGGTCGACGTCGAGTTCGCGAAGGTACTCGCTATCCGGCCACGACGCGGCGACGACGGCGGTCGCTTCGTAGGTCCCACTGTTTCCCGTCAGAACGAACCCCTCCGATTCGTCTCGGTGGGCTCCGTCGACGATCAGGTCGTCACTGAATCGACACCCCGCGCGTTCCGCCTGATCGCGAACCATCTCGAGGTAGGTTCGAGCGTCGATTCCGGCCGGAAACCCCGGGTAGTTCTCGAGGCTCGCATTTCGCGCGAGGATCGATTCGCCGCTCGAGATAATGGTCGTCGAAAGCCCGGCGCGTGCGGTGAATATTCCCGCGGCCATTCCAGAGACGCCGCCACCGACGATGCATACGTCGTCCATACGAGTAGCGTTCGAGCGAGAACTAACAACGGTATCGGCTGCGGATCGTACGGCGCGTTTCGATGGGGTGATGCAGACTCGTCGGCTCGCGGGTCTCAATTGCGTTTACGGTTCGTCATCGCGGTAAAGATTTACCCCGGTCGAATACGTTCCCCGTATCGTGGATCGAATCCTCCTCAGTACGGTCGTCTACCGCGAACCGGCTGCCGTCTTCGAGGCGGTTCGATCGTTTTCGAACTATCCCGCGTACGCAGAGCACCTGGACGAGGTAACCTGCGACGGCGACGGCGGCGTCGGTACTCGCTACGGCCTCCACTTTTCGTGGTGGAAACTCTCCTACACGGTTCGATCGGCCGTCACCGAGATCGACGAGCCACGCCGGTTAGGCTGGAAACTGACGGCCGATCTGGACGCCACGGGAGAGTGGCGCATCGAACCGCTCGAGCCGGACGGTCGTCCCGATATCGACGAGGCGAGCCGACTCTACTTCGAGGTTCGGTACGATCCGCACTCGGCCGATCCGGATACCGTTTCACTCCCGCGATTCGTCTCGCTCGATTGGGTCGTTCGACGAGTCAGACCGCGACTGTACGACGAAGCCGAACGCGTCCTCGGTCGGCTCGTCGAGGACGTCGAAGGAGACTCTCGCAACGTCGAGCTGGTGGTTCACGACGCGCCCGGGTCGAGCGCGTAATCGGGACTGATCAGTAGGAGTAGTCGTGCTCGCCCGTTTCGCTCTCGAGGAACGCACAGAGGAGGTCGACCGTCGCGGCGACGTCCTCGCGGTGGGCCATCTCCGTCACCGTGTGGAGATACCGCGTCGGAATTGACAGCGCACCGACTGGCTTTGCACCGTAGGTGTGCTGGAAACCGGCGGTGTCGGTCCCTCCGGCGGGGAGGATTTCGATTTGATGCGTAATCTCTTCTGATTCAGCGACCGAACGTAGTCGGCGGTGGACCTTCGGACTCGTGATGACGCTACTATCTTTGAGTTTGATCGCCGTCCCATCGCCGAGGCGCGTGACGTGTTCACCCTCGTCGAATTGGGGGACGTCGTTCGCGACGGTCACGTCCAGGGCGATCGCGAGGTCCGGATCGACGTCGACGCCGAGCGCCCGGGCGCCACGGAGTCCGACTTCTTCCTGAACGGTCGCACAGAAGTGGATCGTCACGTCCGGATCGTCGATCTCCTTGGCCGCCTCGAGCATCGCGTAGAGACAGATTCGGTCGTCGAGTGCTTTCCCCGTGACCGTCTCACCGACGAACTCGGTCGACTGATCCATCGTCACCAGATCTCCCGGCGAGATTCGATCGGTCGCCTCTTCGTAGGGAAGGCCCAGGTCGACGTAGACGTCGTCGACGTTCGGCGGTTTCTCGCGGTCTTCCGGATCGAGCGTGTGCGGCGGCGGCGAGCCGATGATACCCGGCACGTCTCCGTCTTCGGTGTGAACCGTCACTCGCTGCGCTCGCAGGACGCGCGCGTCCCAGCCGCCGAGCGGATCGAGTTCGAGAAAGCCACCGCCGTCTTCGTCTCCGTCGACGTGGCTGACCATAAAGCCGATCTCGTCCATGTGCGCGGCGACGGCGACGGAATAGTCGGAGTCGCCCTCGATCGTCCCGACGACGTTCCCCATCGCGTCGGTCCGGATCCGATCGACCGTTCCCTCGAGTTCGTCGATGACTCGCTCGCGAATTCGGTCTTCGTATCCGGGAACGCCGCTCGTTTCGGTCAGTTCGACGACGAGGTTCTCGTCAACCGTGTGGGGTGCCATATCAGCTGTTCGGCCCTTTAGATGTAAAAATACGCGGATTCTCTACGTTCATTGCTGCAATGTTTTTGCCGGTTCAGTTACGCTATTGACGATATTCGACACGCAGGCCTGGATTAATGCAGTTCGCTCTTTCGGAGGCTACAGATCGACACCCACGGGATCGCGGACAGACGCAGCGAGCGATGCAATGCGTTACGCACCCGGTTTCGTGATCAACGGCGCGTACTCTTCGTGCTCGAAGCTTCCGATGACCGTCCCGTCGAGGGTCTGGACGTGCGTGTACAGGACACCTTCGCGTTCTGCATCCTGAATCATCGCCTTCGCGTAGGACATATCGTATCGACTCGCGATCAGGACTGACCGATCGTTCGTTGGATCGATCAGTTCGGTTACCACGTACATGAACACGCCGACGGAGGTGCCGTAGGCGAGATACTCCGTAAACGTCTCTTCGTCGTAAAAGTCCTCGAACGCCTCGGCTTTTTTGTTGGGAACGATGTGACACAGGCCGAATTTCTTCGATTCGTCGCCATCACGGCCGACGGTGTTCGTGTGTCCGGCCATGATGGTCAACACCTCCCAGCCGTCGTCTCGCCGATCATCCGCGATCGCGTCCATCTGTTCTAACACCCGTTTCCACGTCTCCGTGTGAACGCCTTCCGGATCCTTCCGGCGTTCGACGTGGGGATCGATCTCTTCGTTTCCTGGCATACGTCACTGTCGGCGGAGGAGCCGGATAACTCTTTTCGAGACGGCTGTGATCGAGTCAGTACGACCCGAACGTCCGCGGTGTTCGTTATCCGACCCCGAAGGCCGTCTCGAGTACGAACGAGATCGCGAGCGTGACGAGTCCGACGAGAAACAGCTTTCCGTCCGTCGATATTCGGTCCTCGGGTGCCGGAGTGGTCAGGTACCGTGCCGGGGGCGTGTTCCAGACGATGCGCTGAAAGCGACCGACGTTCTCGACGTGTGGAACGGCCTGTGCATACGGATCTTCTCGACCCGCTTCGTCGTGCGGTCTCGACGTCGGCCAGAGCTTGACGGTCGAATAGGCGAGGACGATCCAACCCGCAAGAAAGAGAATAATCTTGGCTCTGACCAGGTCGCCGCCGGTAACGAGGCTGAGAACGAGTGAACCGACCGTCAGGACGCCTCCGCCGACAACCGCGTAGGTGAACGCGTGAATCCAGGCGGACGCTCTCCCGTCCCGTCCGGATTCTGCTTCCATGCTAGTCGAATCGTGTGTTGATTACCGTCTCGGGATCTCGATACTCCGAATCGTGTCGGTGACAGTAACTTTGGTGGTTCGTCCCGCCGACGTCGTAAAACTCGGGTTCGGTCGCGTCGCAGACGCTCCCGAAGACGTCGGCATACGCCTCGAGCGCCGCGGCTTCGCCCCGTTCGGTTACCAGTTCTGCGATCTCGTCGACGTGTGTTTGGATCTCGTCTGGAACGGCGTACTCTCCGAAGAGTTCCTCGACCGTTTCGTCCATCGTTCCGAACCGCGTTTCTTTGCCAAAGCGTTCGCGAATGCGTTCTCTAACTGACCGATTCGCTCGCATCCGCTCGCGGAGTACCTCCCTGAACTGAATCAACTGCGTCCAGAGGTCCGTATCCATATTCGGGAATCGTTCCGGCCTGATGCTGGCCGGACAGCGAGTGCTGAACGGACAGCCGTCCGGTGGATAGCGCGGATTTGGTGGGGTGCCGTGAAGCGTCACTCGTTCACGGTTCGCCGTGGGATCCGGTTCCGGGATAGCTGATAAGAGTGCGTGCGTGTAGGGATTTTGCGGATCGGTGAA
This region includes:
- a CDS encoding M42 family metallopeptidase, coding for MAPHTVDENLVVELTETSGVPGYEDRIRERVIDELEGTVDRIRTDAMGNVVGTIEGDSDYSVAVAAHMDEIGFMVSHVDGDEDGGGFLELDPLGGWDARVLRAQRVTVHTEDGDVPGIIGSPPPHTLDPEDREKPPNVDDVYVDLGLPYEEATDRISPGDLVTMDQSTEFVGETVTGKALDDRICLYAMLEAAKEIDDPDVTIHFCATVQEEVGLRGARALGVDVDPDLAIALDVTVANDVPQFDEGEHVTRLGDGTAIKLKDSSVITSPKVHRRLRSVAESEEITHQIEILPAGGTDTAGFQHTYGAKPVGALSIPTRYLHTVTEMAHREDVAATVDLLCAFLESETGEHDYSY
- a CDS encoding DUF7529 family protein: MPGNEEIDPHVERRKDPEGVHTETWKRVLEQMDAIADDRRDDGWEVLTIMAGHTNTVGRDGDESKKFGLCHIVPNKKAEAFEDFYDEETFTEYLAYGTSVGVFMYVVTELIDPTNDRSVLIASRYDMSYAKAMIQDAEREGVLYTHVQTLDGTVIGSFEHEEYAPLITKPGA
- a CDS encoding DUF7555 family protein, translating into MEAESGRDGRASAWIHAFTYAVVGGGVLTVGSLVLSLVTGGDLVRAKIILFLAGWIVLAYSTVKLWPTSRPHDEAGREDPYAQAVPHVENVGRFQRIVWNTPPARYLTTPAPEDRISTDGKLFLVGLVTLAISFVLETAFGVG